In a genomic window of Feifania hominis:
- a CDS encoding PHP domain-containing protein gives MSRLAYDLHLHSCLSPCGEQEMTPHDLVFMAKLLGLDVIALTDHNTSKNCPAAMAAGREAGVLVLPGMELNCAEEVHIVCLFAELEAAQEFERFVDTRRLPVANRPEIFGRQLICDERDEIIGEMEPLLTAATQIGVYEIAALLESYGGVAVAAHIDRPSYSVLAALGFLTPDMGFRNVELSPYADEAAFFSLHPELPGDYRVLHSSDAHALGDMREAGHFLELSEVSARAVINLLKS, from the coding sequence ATGAGCCGGCTTGCCTACGATCTGCATCTGCACAGCTGCCTGTCGCCCTGCGGCGAACAGGAGATGACCCCGCATGATCTGGTGTTCATGGCGAAGCTGCTGGGGCTCGACGTCATCGCCCTGACCGATCACAACACGTCAAAAAACTGCCCAGCGGCCATGGCCGCTGGGCGTGAGGCCGGTGTGCTGGTGCTGCCGGGCATGGAGCTCAACTGTGCCGAGGAGGTGCACATCGTATGCCTCTTTGCCGAGCTCGAGGCGGCGCAGGAATTTGAGCGCTTCGTGGACACGAGACGCCTGCCCGTTGCAAACCGGCCGGAGATCTTCGGCCGCCAGCTCATCTGCGACGAGCGCGACGAGATCATCGGGGAGATGGAACCGCTGCTGACCGCCGCGACGCAGATCGGAGTCTACGAGATTGCAGCGCTGCTTGAGAGCTACGGCGGCGTCGCCGTAGCGGCCCACATTGACCGGCCGTCTTACAGCGTGCTGGCGGCACTCGGTTTTCTCACGCCGGATATGGGTTTTCGCAATGTGGAGCTGTCGCCCTATGCCGACGAGGCGGCTTTCTTTTCTCTTCACCCCGAGCTGCCGGGAGACTACCGGGTGCTTCACAGCTCCGACGCGCATGCGCTCGGCGATATGCGTGAGGCCGGCCATTTTCTGGAGCTTTCGGAAGTTTCTGCAAGAGCTGTCATAAACCTGCTCAAAAGCTGA
- a CDS encoding DRTGG domain-containing protein, with translation MTVWQAAQELKLRRLTGEQPDRELTGGYAGDLLSWVMGRAKGGDMWITIMTNENIVAVASLADVACVVLAEGVEPDEKTVKKADEQGVALYSTQLGTYETAAALSRLL, from the coding sequence ATGACGGTATGGCAAGCGGCGCAGGAGCTTAAGCTCAGGCGCCTGACCGGCGAACAGCCCGACCGTGAGCTCACAGGAGGTTACGCGGGGGACCTGCTCTCCTGGGTTATGGGCCGTGCAAAGGGCGGAGATATGTGGATCACCATCATGACCAATGAGAACATCGTGGCGGTGGCGTCGCTGGCCGATGTGGCCTGCGTGGTGCTCGCCGAGGGAGTCGAGCCCGATGAGAAGACCGTGAAGAAGGCAGACGAACAGGGCGTCGCTCTCTACTCGACGCAGCTTGGCACCTATGAGACGGCGGCGGCTCTGTCGAGGCTGCTATGA